The Streptomyces sp. NBC_00670 genome window below encodes:
- a CDS encoding uracil-DNA glycosylase — MDGSALEELDGRIAGCRACPRLVAWREEVARTRRAAFADWTYWGRPVPGFGPPDAALLIVGLAPAAHGGNRTGRMFTGDRSGDVLYAALHEVGLASQPTSERLDDGLELYGVRITSPVHCAPPANKPTPRERDTCRPWLVRELALLRPTLRAVVVLGAFGWQAALPAFAEAGWTVPRPRPAFGHGARVRLDRAEGTVGASGTGDDGVLELFGCFHVSQRNTFTGRLTPEMLREVLRTAATAAGLPTTEPSP; from the coding sequence ATGGACGGCAGCGCGCTGGAGGAGCTCGACGGGCGGATCGCCGGGTGCCGGGCGTGCCCGCGGCTGGTGGCCTGGCGCGAGGAGGTGGCCCGCACCCGGCGGGCCGCCTTCGCCGACTGGACGTACTGGGGACGGCCGGTGCCGGGCTTCGGCCCGCCCGACGCCGCGCTGCTGATCGTCGGACTCGCCCCGGCGGCCCACGGCGGGAACCGCACCGGACGGATGTTCACCGGCGACCGCTCCGGGGACGTGCTGTACGCGGCGCTGCACGAGGTCGGGCTGGCCTCGCAGCCGACGTCCGAACGGCTGGACGACGGGCTGGAGTTGTACGGCGTGCGGATCACCTCGCCCGTGCACTGCGCCCCGCCCGCCAACAAGCCCACCCCGCGGGAGCGGGACACCTGCCGGCCCTGGCTCGTGCGGGAACTGGCGCTGCTCCGGCCGACGCTCCGGGCGGTGGTGGTGCTGGGCGCGTTCGGCTGGCAGGCCGCACTGCCGGCCTTCGCCGAAGCCGGCTGGACGGTGCCCCGCCCCCGGCCGGCCTTCGGCCACGGCGCCCGCGTTCGGCTGGACCGGGCCGAGGGAACCGTCGGCGCCAGCGGCACAGGCGACGACGGTGTCCTGGAGCTCTTCGGGTGCTTCCACGTCAGCCAGCGCAATACGTTCACCGGGCGGCTCACGCCCGAGATGCTCCGCGAGGTGCTGCGCACGGCGGCCACGGCCGCGGGACTGCCGACCACGGAGCCCTCTCCGTAG
- a CDS encoding RNA-binding S4 domain-containing protein: protein MASEVRDGDTGAAPGTGTHPDAVAAAVAARPAGGESVRVDSWIWSVRLVKTRSMGATACRGGHVRVNGERVKPAYAVRVGDEVRLRHAGRERVVVVKRLIRKRVGAPVAAECYVDNSPPPPPREAGAPIAVRDRGAGRPTKRDRRELDRLRGLAPGDGDTDIP, encoded by the coding sequence ATGGCTTCTGAGGTCAGAGACGGAGACACCGGCGCCGCGCCCGGCACCGGAACCCACCCCGACGCCGTCGCCGCCGCGGTCGCCGCGCGGCCCGCCGGGGGCGAGAGCGTGCGCGTCGACAGCTGGATCTGGTCCGTGCGCCTGGTGAAGACCCGCTCGATGGGCGCGACCGCCTGCCGGGGCGGCCATGTCCGCGTGAACGGCGAGCGCGTGAAGCCCGCGTACGCCGTCCGCGTCGGCGACGAGGTACGGCTGCGGCACGCCGGCCGCGAGCGGGTCGTCGTCGTGAAGCGTCTGATCCGCAAGCGGGTCGGCGCCCCTGTCGCGGCCGAGTGCTACGTCGACAACAGCCCGCCCCCGCCGCCCCGCGAGGCCGGCGCCCCGATCGCCGTCCGCGACCGGGGCGCCGGTCGGCCCACCAAGCGCGACCGCCGCGAACTGGACCGGCTGCGCGGCCTGGCCCCGGGGGACGGCGACACCGACATCCCCTGA
- a CDS encoding class I SAM-dependent methyltransferase yields MRAGHEGTGPGAITPDGCAVELYARLPVGEEPEIIAAAVPPGARILELGSGAGRMTHPLRERGFRVTAVDESAAMLERVRGARTICAPIEDLRLDETFDVVLLASFLVHAGDVEVRRGLLRTCARHVAADGCVLIQREGEDYHTDLPRERVDPSGFTVRIRSAEPVGDGVHEVRAEYEFPDATWTQTFLARPLTREQFEEALAEAGLRVDRYLTEDRVWVRAAPVQESA; encoded by the coding sequence ATGCGAGCGGGACACGAGGGAACGGGGCCCGGAGCGATCACCCCGGACGGCTGCGCGGTCGAGCTCTACGCCCGGCTGCCCGTGGGGGAGGAGCCCGAGATCATCGCCGCGGCGGTGCCACCGGGGGCGCGCATCCTGGAACTGGGCAGCGGGGCGGGGCGGATGACGCATCCACTGCGGGAGCGCGGCTTCCGGGTCACGGCGGTGGACGAGTCCGCGGCGATGCTGGAACGGGTCCGCGGGGCCCGCACGATATGCGCCCCGATCGAGGACCTGCGGCTGGACGAGACGTTCGACGTGGTGCTGCTCGCCTCCTTCCTCGTCCACGCCGGGGACGTCGAGGTGCGGCGGGGCCTGCTGCGGACCTGCGCGCGGCACGTGGCGGCGGACGGCTGCGTGCTGATCCAGCGCGAGGGCGAGGACTACCACACCGACCTGCCGCGGGAACGGGTCGACCCGAGCGGGTTCACCGTGCGCATACGCTCGGCGGAGCCCGTCGGCGACGGCGTGCACGAGGTGCGCGCGGAGTACGAGTTCCCGGACGCCACATGGACACAGACGTTCCTGGCGCGGCCCCTGACCAGGGAGCAGTTCGAGGAGGCACTCGCGGAGGCCGGCCTGCGCGTGGACCGCTACCTGACCGAGGACCGGGTGTGGGTACGGGCGGCGCCGGTGCAGGAGTCGGCTTAG
- a CDS encoding DUF6343 family protein yields MRTGSEPTTARSPLRLRFWLSLWGEVWTIGGTVALALAGRTGWAALCGVLWLIVTVDLFMVLRHIRQGPHWQPGRDIPPYAPPEQRRR; encoded by the coding sequence ATGCGTACCGGCAGTGAACCGACGACGGCACGCAGTCCGCTGCGGCTGCGCTTCTGGCTGAGTCTCTGGGGCGAGGTCTGGACGATCGGCGGCACGGTGGCGCTCGCGCTGGCGGGCCGGACGGGCTGGGCGGCCCTCTGCGGGGTGCTGTGGCTGATCGTGACCGTCGATCTGTTCATGGTGCTGCGGCACATCCGGCAAGGCCCGCACTGGCAGCCGGGCCGCGACATCCCGCCCTATGCGCCACCGGAGCAGCGGCGTCGCTGA
- a CDS encoding tetratricopeptide repeat protein, whose amino-acid sequence MPDISGSRGRTPETNVIDFRAAEQLLAARDPRGAVKLLDGLIAAHPENTAARLLRARAFFAAAQLRPAELEFSIVLEREPDNAFAHFALGRTYERQLRPEQAKRHFRLAAALDPNPRYLDAARFDA is encoded by the coding sequence GTGCCCGACATCAGCGGTTCCCGTGGACGGACTCCGGAAACGAACGTGATCGACTTCCGCGCCGCCGAGCAACTGCTCGCCGCACGCGACCCGCGGGGCGCGGTCAAGCTGCTCGACGGACTCATAGCCGCGCACCCGGAGAACACCGCGGCCCGGCTGCTGCGCGCCCGGGCCTTCTTCGCCGCCGCCCAGCTGCGCCCCGCCGAGCTGGAGTTCAGCATCGTCCTGGAACGCGAACCGGACAACGCCTTCGCCCACTTCGCGCTCGGACGGACCTACGAGCGCCAGCTGCGCCCCGAACAGGCCAAGCGGCACTTCCGACTCGCTGCCGCGCTCGACCCCAACCCGCGCTACCTGGACGCCGCCCGCTTCGACGCGTGA
- the coaE gene encoding dephospho-CoA kinase — MLSVGLTGGIGAGKSEVSRLLVAHGAVLIDADRIAREVVAPGTPGLAAVVEAFGEEILAEDGSLDRPRLGAVVFADPDRLAVLNSIVHPLVGARSRELESAAAEDAVVVHDVPLLTENGLAPLYDVVVVVDTDPATQLDRLVRLRGMSEKDARARMAAQASREERRAIADVVIDNDVPLPELERQVRELWDDLVRRARRRTTARPPQE; from the coding sequence ATGCTGTCCGTGGGCCTGACCGGCGGCATCGGCGCCGGCAAGAGCGAGGTGTCCCGGCTGCTCGTCGCGCACGGCGCCGTGCTGATCGACGCCGACCGCATCGCCCGCGAGGTCGTCGCCCCCGGCACGCCGGGACTCGCGGCCGTCGTCGAGGCCTTCGGCGAGGAGATCCTCGCCGAGGACGGCAGCCTCGACCGCCCCCGCCTCGGCGCCGTCGTCTTCGCCGACCCCGACCGGCTCGCCGTGCTCAACTCGATCGTGCACCCCCTGGTCGGCGCCCGCTCCCGCGAGCTGGAGTCCGCCGCGGCCGAGGACGCCGTCGTCGTCCACGACGTGCCGCTCCTCACCGAGAACGGCCTCGCACCCCTGTACGACGTGGTCGTGGTCGTCGACACGGACCCCGCCACCCAGCTCGACCGGCTGGTACGGCTGCGCGGCATGAGCGAAAAGGACGCGCGCGCCCGCATGGCGGCCCAGGCGTCCCGCGAGGAACGGCGCGCGATCGCGGACGTCGTCATCGACAACGACGTGCCCCTGCCCGAACTGGAGCGGCAGGTACGGGAGCTGTGGGACGACCTCGTCCGCCGCGCACGCCGACGGACCACGGCACGGCCGCCCCAGGAATAG
- a CDS encoding PAC2 family protein, with product MLDPQSLYAWEPKGLAVVDMALAQESAGLVMLYHFDGYIDAGETGDQIVDRLLDSLPHQVVARFDHDRLVDYRARRPLLTFKRNTWTDYDEPTIDVRLVQDATGAPFLLLSGPEPDVEWERFAAAVGQIVERLGVRLAVNFHGIPMGVPHTRPVGLTPHGNRTDLVPGHRSPFEEAQVPGSAEALVEYRLAQAGHDVLGVAAHVPHYIARSPYPDAALTVLEAVTAATGLVLPGVAHSLRTDAHRTQTEIDRQIQEGDEELVALVQGLEHQYDAAAGAETRGNMLAEPVEIPSADEIGQEFERFLAEREGDG from the coding sequence GTGCTTGATCCGCAGAGTTTGTACGCATGGGAGCCGAAGGGCCTGGCCGTCGTCGACATGGCGCTCGCGCAGGAGTCGGCCGGACTTGTCATGCTCTACCACTTCGACGGCTACATCGACGCCGGCGAGACCGGTGACCAGATCGTCGACCGGCTGCTCGACTCGCTGCCCCACCAGGTCGTCGCCCGCTTCGACCACGACCGGCTCGTCGACTACCGCGCCCGTCGGCCGCTGCTGACCTTCAAGCGCAACACCTGGACCGACTACGACGAGCCCACGATCGACGTGCGCCTCGTCCAGGACGCCACCGGGGCGCCCTTCCTGCTGCTGTCCGGTCCCGAACCGGACGTCGAGTGGGAGCGCTTCGCCGCGGCCGTCGGACAGATCGTGGAGCGGCTCGGCGTCCGCCTGGCGGTGAACTTCCACGGCATCCCGATGGGCGTCCCGCACACCCGCCCCGTCGGCCTGACCCCGCACGGCAACCGCACCGACCTGGTGCCGGGCCACCGCAGCCCCTTCGAGGAGGCGCAGGTGCCCGGCAGCGCGGAGGCGCTCGTCGAGTACCGCCTGGCGCAGGCCGGGCACGACGTGCTGGGCGTCGCCGCGCACGTCCCGCACTACATCGCCCGCTCCCCCTACCCGGACGCCGCGCTGACGGTCCTCGAGGCCGTCACGGCCGCGACCGGACTGGTCCTGCCCGGCGTCGCGCACTCCCTGCGCACCGACGCCCACCGCACCCAGACCGAGATCGACCGGCAGATCCAGGAGGGCGACGAGGAACTGGTCGCCCTGGTCCAGGGCCTCGAGCACCAGTACGACGCCGCGGCGGGCGCCGAGACGCGGGGCAACATGCTGGCCGAGCCGGTGGAGATCCCGTCCGCCGACGAGATCGGCCAGGAGTTCGAGCGCTTCCTCGCGGAGCGAGAGGGCGACGGCTGA
- the rpsA gene encoding 30S ribosomal protein S1, with product MTSSTETTATTPQVAVNDIGNEEAFLAAIDETIKYFNDGDIVDGVIVKVDRDEVLLDIGYKTEGVIPSRELSIKHDVDPNEVVAVGDEIEALVLQKEDKEGRLILSKKRAQYERAWGTIEKIKEEDGIVTGTVIEVVKGGLILDIGLRGFLPASLVEMRRVRDLQPYVGKELEAKIIELDKNRNNVVLSRRAWLEQTQSEVRQTFLTTLQKGQVRSGVVSSIVNFGAFVDLGGVDGLVHVSELSWKHIDHPSEVVEVGQEVTVEVLDVDMDRERVSLSLKATQEDPWQQFARTHQIGQVVPGKVTKLVPFGAFVRVDEGIEGLVHISELAERHVEIPEQVVQVNDEIFVKVIDIDLERRRISLSLKQANEAFGADPSTVEFDPTLYGMAASYDDQGNYIYPEGFDPETNDWLEGYETQREAWETQYAEAQQRFEQHQAQVIKSREADEKAAAEGGEAAAPVASGGGSYSSEGGDTSGALASDEALAALREKLAGGQS from the coding sequence ATGACGAGCAGCACCGAGACCACCGCCACCACCCCGCAGGTTGCGGTCAACGACATCGGTAACGAGGAAGCCTTCCTCGCCGCGATCGACGAGACGATCAAGTACTTCAACGACGGCGACATCGTCGACGGCGTCATCGTGAAGGTCGACCGGGACGAGGTCCTGCTCGACATCGGTTACAAGACCGAAGGTGTCATCCCGAGCCGCGAGCTCTCGATCAAGCACGACGTCGACCCCAACGAGGTCGTCGCCGTCGGTGACGAGATCGAGGCCCTTGTTCTCCAGAAGGAGGACAAGGAAGGCCGCCTGATCCTCTCGAAGAAGCGCGCCCAGTACGAGCGTGCCTGGGGCACCATCGAGAAGATCAAGGAAGAGGACGGCATCGTCACCGGTACCGTCATCGAGGTCGTCAAGGGTGGTCTCATCCTCGACATCGGCCTCCGCGGCTTCCTCCCGGCCTCCCTGGTCGAGATGCGCCGCGTCCGCGACCTCCAGCCCTACGTGGGCAAGGAGCTCGAGGCGAAGATCATCGAGCTGGACAAGAACCGCAACAACGTGGTCCTGTCCCGCCGTGCCTGGCTGGAGCAGACCCAGTCCGAGGTCCGCCAGACGTTCCTCACGACCCTCCAGAAGGGTCAGGTCCGCTCCGGTGTGGTCTCCTCGATCGTCAACTTCGGTGCCTTCGTGGACCTGGGTGGCGTCGACGGCCTGGTGCACGTCTCCGAGCTGTCCTGGAAGCACATCGACCACCCCTCCGAGGTCGTCGAGGTCGGCCAGGAGGTCACGGTCGAGGTCCTGGACGTCGACATGGACCGCGAGCGCGTCTCCCTGTCGCTGAAGGCGACCCAGGAAGACCCGTGGCAGCAGTTCGCCCGCACGCACCAGATCGGCCAGGTCGTGCCCGGCAAGGTCACCAAGCTGGTTCCGTTCGGTGCGTTCGTCCGCGTGGACGAGGGCATCGAGGGTCTGGTCCACATCTCCGAGCTGGCCGAGCGCCACGTGGAGATCCCGGAGCAGGTCGTCCAGGTCAACGACGAGATCTTCGTCAAGGTCATCGACATCGACCTCGAGCGCCGTCGCATCAGCCTCTCGCTGAAGCAGGCCAACGAGGCCTTCGGCGCCGACCCGTCGACGGTCGAGTTCGACCCGACCCTGTACGGCATGGCCGCGTCCTACGACGACCAGGGCAACTACATCTACCCCGAGGGCTTCGACCCCGAGACCAACGACTGGCTCGAGGGCTACGAGACCCAGCGCGAGGCGTGGGAGACCCAGTACGCCGAGGCGCAGCAGCGCTTCGAGCAGCACCAGGCGCAGGTCATCAAGTCCCGCGAGGCGGACGAGAAGGCCGCTGCCGAGGGTGGCGAGGCCGCCGCTCCGGTCGCGTCCGGCGGCGGTTCGTACTCCTCCGAGGGTGGCGACACCTCCGGCGCGCTCGCCTCGGACGAGGCGCTCGCGGCGCTGCGGGAGAAGCTGGCCGGCGGCCAGAGCTGA
- a CDS encoding class I SAM-dependent methyltransferase encodes MIQESEPLEPEATRRVAGVTESARANRGWWDRNADEYQVEHGTFLGDDRFVWCPEGLDEVEAELLGPPETLAGRDVLEIGAGAAQCSRWLAAQGARPVALDLSHRQLQHALRIGGPFPLVCADAAVLPFADASFDLACSAYGALPFVADPRLVLREVRRVLRPRGRFVFSVTHPVRWAFPDEPGPEGLSVSASYFDRTPYVEQDEDGRAVYVEHHRTLGDRVRDIVASGFRLVDLVEPEWPSWNTSEWGGWSPLRGGLIPGTAIFVCERD; translated from the coding sequence ATCATCCAAGAGTCCGAACCGCTCGAACCCGAGGCCACGCGGCGTGTCGCCGGAGTGACGGAGAGCGCCCGCGCCAACCGGGGCTGGTGGGACCGCAACGCGGACGAGTACCAGGTCGAACACGGCACGTTCCTCGGTGACGACCGCTTCGTCTGGTGCCCGGAGGGCCTCGACGAGGTCGAGGCCGAACTGCTCGGCCCGCCGGAGACGCTGGCAGGCCGGGACGTCCTGGAGATCGGCGCCGGCGCGGCCCAGTGCTCGCGCTGGCTGGCCGCGCAGGGTGCCCGCCCGGTCGCGCTGGACCTCTCCCACCGCCAGCTCCAGCACGCGCTGCGGATCGGCGGACCGTTCCCCCTGGTGTGCGCCGACGCCGCCGTCCTGCCCTTCGCCGACGCCTCGTTCGACCTGGCCTGCTCGGCGTACGGGGCGCTGCCCTTCGTGGCCGATCCGCGGCTGGTGCTGCGGGAGGTGCGCCGGGTGCTGCGGCCGCGCGGCCGTTTCGTGTTCTCGGTGACACATCCGGTCCGCTGGGCCTTCCCGGACGAGCCGGGCCCCGAGGGGCTGAGCGTGTCCGCGTCCTACTTCGACCGCACGCCCTACGTGGAACAGGACGAGGACGGCCGCGCGGTGTACGTCGAGCACCACAGGACGCTCGGCGACCGCGTCCGCGACATCGTGGCCTCCGGTTTCCGGCTGGTGGACCTGGTGGAGCCGGAGTGGCCCTCCTGGAACACCTCGGAGTGGGGCGGCTGGTCCCCGCTGCGCGGCGGGCTGATCCCGGGTACGGCGATCTTCGTGTGTGAGAGGGACTGA